The following coding sequences lie in one Ignavibacteria bacterium genomic window:
- a CDS encoding portal protein, whose translation MNNLGNTIENRGMFNRMLRNLSNWGMDYENMIIKNTYSIGLHEDPKGQTTLSTNMYDIFSKKIISKMLDRKSIAYLDRAYVDKRKILRQYAIKDEIKDFITQIADETIIYNDDNYFCKLKDLPDEFDNSIKQRWQENFNKIYRNFGFSDGITAWNYFKNFLIDGYIAYEIVYDNKQKNIIDLQPIDPMTLIVATDPGSGTIVWIQYPDNPQIRRVLLDAQIIYISYTNNNEFAETSYVENLIRPYNQLKMLEQTRLLYNINQAAIYKKFIIPTNGLTKQQAEQQIYELMSEYHEDVQWDDTMGTVSINGSTNIPHSKDFWFPSSDLGTPTVEIVTAQGTDLNEDSMLTWFFKNLKRASKLPFSRFDDDAGGGNLFNDTAEMTRHEIKFQNYIKRLRTIFKEIIVKPLKIQMIMDFPELKDDNLFHASIQVIFNKNELFEEWKFLNNLQKRAEIASTLSSNLQDAEGKPYLHVEWIIRKIMKFTDADITENKKYKLVDSSANASEGVSGMQGGMQGSTQMGAQGGQSPPQGGGQESGGQSQFSF comes from the coding sequence ATGAACAACTTAGGCAATACTATTGAAAATCGTGGTATGTTCAACAGAATGCTTAGAAATTTATCCAATTGGGGTATGGATTATGAAAATATGATTATTAAAAATACGTACTCTATTGGTTTACATGAAGATCCAAAAGGACAAACAACATTATCAACCAATATGTATGATATATTTTCTAAGAAAATTATATCAAAAATGCTTGATAGAAAATCTATAGCATACCTTGATAGAGCCTATGTTGATAAAAGAAAAATATTAAGACAATATGCAATTAAAGATGAAATAAAAGATTTTATTACTCAAATTGCTGATGAAACAATTATATACAATGATGATAATTATTTTTGCAAATTAAAAGATTTACCAGATGAGTTTGATAATTCTATAAAACAAAGATGGCAAGAAAATTTCAATAAAATTTATAGAAATTTTGGTTTTAGTGATGGTATAACAGCTTGGAATTATTTTAAAAATTTTTTAATTGATGGTTATATTGCTTATGAAATAGTTTATGATAACAAACAAAAAAATATTATAGACCTTCAACCAATAGATCCCATGACGCTTATTGTTGCAACTGATCCTGGTTCTGGTACAATAGTTTGGATACAATATCCTGATAATCCACAAATTAGAAGAGTTTTATTAGATGCTCAGATTATATATATATCGTATACTAATAATAATGAATTTGCAGAAACATCTTACGTTGAAAATTTGATTAGACCTTATAATCAATTAAAAATGTTGGAACAAACAAGATTACTTTACAATATTAATCAAGCAGCAATTTATAAAAAATTTATTATTCCTACAAATGGTTTAACAAAACAACAAGCAGAACAACAAATATATGAATTGATGTCAGAGTATCACGAAGATGTACAATGGGATGATACAATGGGTACTGTATCAATAAATGGTTCAACCAATATTCCTCACTCAAAAGATTTTTGGTTCCCAAGTTCTGATTTAGGTACTCCAACAGTAGAAATAGTCACAGCACAAGGCACAGATTTGAATGAAGATTCAATGCTTACTTGGTTTTTCAAAAACTTAAAAAGAGCTTCAAAACTTCCTTTCAGTAGATTTGATGACGATGCTGGTGGTGGAAATTTATTTAATGATACTGCTGAAATGACAAGACATGAAATTAAATTCCAAAATTATATTAAGAGATTAAGAACTATTTTCAAAGAAATAATCGTTAAACCTTTGAAGATTCAGATGATTATGGATTTTCCTGAATTGAAAGATGATAATCTATTTCACGCTTCAATACAAGTTATATTTAATAAAAACGAATTATTTGAAGAATGGAAATTTTTAAACAACTTACAAAAAAGAGCCGAAATTGCTTCTACATTAAGTTCAAATTTACAAGATGCTGAGGGTAAACCATATCTACATGTTGAATGGATTATTCGCAAAATTATGAAATTTACTGACGCTGATATTACCGAAAACAAGAAATATAAACTTGTTGATAGTAGTGCTAATGCTAGTGAAGGTGTTAGTGGAATGCAAGGTGGAATGCAAGGTAGTACCCAAATGGGTGCACAAGGCGGACAATCACCTCCACAAGGTGGTGGACAAGAAAGTGGTGGACAATCACAATTTTCATTCTAA